One window of the Pedobacter ginsengisoli genome contains the following:
- a CDS encoding RagB/SusD family nutrient uptake outer membrane protein gives MKLKINYILILGIITVAMTACKKEFLQRNPQTQITDPVFFQSAADLETYSNGFYAQLSPSYDDINSDNIANYNASGEVDVLVRGGLSSANAGGWDKNDWGNLRRINYMLDHIGQVKGDATLIKHYVGIARFFRGLYYFNKIKKYHNVPWYNKVLTSEDGDLYKGQDPRAMVADSVLNDLTYAATNIKADGTNTRVTKWAALTLLARFALHEGTFRKYHDEIALTNDYQRFLDVAISATAQIIKDGGFVIYNTGKSGEDYRALFSSGNLAGNKEMIMWADYGKELGVGNNTHTVLDYTWSLSKNLADTYLKTDGTPFTSTPGYNTKLYTEVFAGRDPRMMETIINPAFRGPNNASAPYRIKPTLGGYNQIKFYPRSAELMQGWVMNYTDLPIFRYAEVLLINAEAKAESGTITQADLDQTVNKLRARVQMPAMSIGVALDPVLAATYPNATASNKAVLLEIRRERRVEMACEGLRYDDIMRWKVGKVLQDSQQGMYVPALGAMDVTGDGIVDIAILPSPNDESLIANLPEDVRKGLSKYYLKDKDGKDQNFYLTNGTSGFVAFTRDRDQPRVFMEPKYYYRPIPISETVVNPALKQVFGW, from the coding sequence ATGAAACTAAAAATAAATTATATCCTTATACTAGGAATTATAACTGTTGCAATGACTGCTTGTAAAAAAGAGTTTTTGCAAAGAAACCCTCAAACGCAAATTACTGATCCCGTTTTCTTTCAATCTGCAGCTGATCTTGAAACTTATAGTAATGGGTTTTACGCACAATTATCGCCTTCTTACGACGATATTAACTCTGACAATATAGCCAACTATAACGCCAGTGGCGAAGTTGATGTATTGGTTAGAGGTGGGTTGTCGTCTGCCAATGCTGGTGGATGGGACAAAAACGACTGGGGTAATCTGCGTCGTATTAACTATATGCTTGATCATATTGGTCAGGTAAAAGGCGATGCAACGCTAATTAAACATTATGTTGGTATAGCCCGCTTTTTTAGAGGCCTTTATTATTTTAACAAGATTAAAAAGTATCATAATGTGCCCTGGTACAATAAAGTACTAACCTCCGAAGATGGAGATTTGTACAAAGGTCAGGATCCAAGAGCAATGGTTGCCGATTCGGTTTTAAACGACCTTACTTATGCTGCGACCAATATCAAAGCAGATGGAACCAATACACGCGTTACAAAATGGGCAGCGCTTACATTGTTAGCCCGCTTTGCACTTCACGAAGGTACTTTTAGAAAATACCATGATGAAATAGCCTTGACCAACGATTATCAACGCTTCCTTGATGTAGCCATTTCTGCTACAGCCCAGATTATAAAAGATGGGGGTTTTGTAATTTACAATACCGGAAAATCTGGCGAAGACTATCGTGCTTTATTTTCAAGCGGGAATTTAGCCGGAAATAAAGAAATGATCATGTGGGCTGATTACGGAAAGGAACTGGGAGTTGGTAACAACACCCATACCGTATTAGATTATACCTGGTCGCTTAGTAAAAATCTGGCCGATACTTATCTGAAAACCGACGGTACACCGTTTACTTCAACCCCGGGCTATAATACAAAGCTCTATACAGAAGTATTTGCAGGTCGTGATCCGCGTATGATGGAAACTATTATTAACCCGGCATTCAGAGGCCCAAATAATGCATCAGCACCTTACAGAATAAAGCCAACTCTTGGAGGTTATAACCAAATTAAGTTTTATCCTCGTTCTGCCGAATTAATGCAAGGTTGGGTAATGAACTATACCGACCTTCCTATATTCAGGTATGCTGAGGTGTTGTTAATTAATGCCGAAGCAAAAGCAGAATCCGGAACAATTACCCAGGCTGATCTGGACCAAACAGTTAATAAGCTTAGAGCCAGAGTGCAAATGCCTGCAATGAGCATAGGTGTGGCATTAGATCCTGTGTTGGCTGCTACTTATCCCAATGCAACAGCCTCTAATAAAGCAGTGCTGCTGGAGATTCGTAGAGAAAGAAGGGTAGAGATGGCATGCGAAGGATTGAGATATGATGATATTATGCGCTGGAAAGTAGGTAAGGTTTTACAGGACAGCCAGCAAGGTATGTATGTTCCTGCACTTGGTGCAATGGATGTAACTGGCGATGGCATTGTTGATATTGCTATCCTTCCCTCTCCCAACGATGAATCTTTAATAGCAAACCTTCCTGAAGATGTTAGAAAGGGCTTGTCTAAATATTATCTGAAAGATAAAGACGGCAAGGATCAGAACTTTTATCTTACAAATGGCACTTCGGGCTTTGTCGCGTTTACACGCGATAGAGATCAGCCAAGGGTATTTATGGAACCAAAATACTATTACAGACCAATCCCTATAAGTGAAACAGTAGTTAACCCGGCCTTAAAACAAGTATTCGGCTGGTAA
- a CDS encoding TonB-dependent receptor, with amino-acid sequence MKKNITTLILKIMKVGLIVFASLLTSAGTLLAETVFSQNLKDVKVTLNLKGESLEKAIEKISKTSKLDFSYNNNELRKVKGIVMDISNEPVTEVLMRLLDQTPFSYREIDQNIVIFRKRNELSGEKQLIKGKVTDEKGMPLPGVTVQIKGTTTSVTTDVNGAFEINVASSADILVFSYMGLTTQEVVTGTQAQINIVLKDDQKILNEVVVVGYGTQKKINLSGAVDGITSKELENRPLSSIGAGLQGLIPNLNVNITSGQINSAPSFNIRGFTSINGGSPYILVDNVPFTANELLALNPNDIESVSALKDAASAAIYGARGAFGVILITTKRAKSNELKVAANAYYAVRTLGKVPEVVTDPLLVMEYKHDAAYPLYNLYPDNIREYAKKRSEDPSLPSVIVSPNDPNSWMYYGSTNWLDEVYNKNAPTYNANMSIAKRDDKLSYYLSADYFRNDGMLRYGNDIMDRYNLRAKADYQIRKWLNVGNNTSFMSNTYDASVLYGWDLFHNINRQSSLDVPKNPDGSWTSTGASTLGRLQSGGRNLSRINNFQTTFNATAGIINGIWDVKADATFRKINSEGRSYDIPVPYKNGPNSAIGYTGANPTWAQNDNGSVRHNIYNVYTDFHKTFADKHYLQVLAGFNQEYRYENTNWVNRKGLISNTLPSIALATGDLTGGESITDWAVRGWFYRLNYIYDDKYILELNGRYDGTSRFPTNDRWGFFPSASAAWVVNRENFFKPISESIGLELFKLRASYGALGNQDVSAYSYIPGMGSGQIGQILDGKRPVGVNPPGAVAPSLTWEKVSTINFGGDLGFFKNRLELNFDAYTRYTKGMLTKGKTLPGPFGVKEPSINAANLKTKGWEFRIGWNDSFAVDNSQFYYGLKLSVADSRSYITKYDNPNGLLSDYYVGQEIGEIWGLETEGFFQNKEELASHADQTAVGADDTGYKFDVGDLKFRDINGDGKVDKGKNTLADHGDQKIIGNNRARYYYGADLNAGWKGFDVRLFFQGVGKRDWYPNAGNHYFWGVYAQPWTNVQVHNLDHWTPETPEAYFPRVKAYIAEDATELGNPQTKYLQDASYLRLKNLTVGYTLPKSLTNKMKVDKVRFYFSAENVFGVSHIKANLDPEGLDGTVYPFQKTFSFGLNFNF; translated from the coding sequence ATGAAAAAAAACATTACTACACTAATTCTTAAGATAATGAAGGTAGGATTAATAGTGTTTGCTTCTTTACTTACTTCTGCCGGTACTCTTTTAGCAGAGACAGTTTTTAGCCAAAATCTTAAAGATGTTAAGGTAACCCTAAACCTTAAAGGCGAATCATTAGAGAAAGCAATTGAAAAGATCAGCAAAACAAGCAAGTTAGACTTTTCTTATAACAACAATGAATTAAGAAAGGTTAAAGGAATTGTAATGGATATATCAAATGAACCAGTAACCGAGGTTTTGATGCGTCTGTTAGATCAAACTCCCTTTTCCTACAGAGAGATAGATCAGAATATTGTGATCTTCAGGAAAAGAAATGAGTTATCGGGTGAAAAGCAATTAATAAAAGGAAAAGTTACAGATGAAAAGGGTATGCCGTTGCCAGGGGTAACTGTACAAATTAAAGGAACAACCACTTCTGTGACTACTGATGTTAATGGAGCTTTCGAAATTAACGTAGCTTCATCTGCAGACATTTTAGTGTTTTCTTACATGGGTTTAACTACCCAGGAAGTTGTAACCGGTACGCAAGCACAAATAAATATTGTTTTAAAGGATGATCAAAAGATCCTGAACGAAGTTGTTGTTGTGGGATATGGCACTCAGAAAAAAATAAATTTAAGTGGTGCGGTAGATGGTATAACGAGTAAAGAGTTAGAGAACAGACCGCTTTCAAGTATAGGTGCAGGTTTACAGGGTTTAATTCCAAACTTAAACGTAAACATAACAAGCGGACAAATAAATTCTGCTCCTTCCTTTAATATCAGAGGATTTACATCAATTAATGGAGGCTCTCCTTATATTCTTGTTGATAACGTACCTTTTACTGCTAACGAGTTATTGGCATTAAACCCTAATGATATTGAAAGTGTTTCGGCACTAAAGGACGCGGCATCAGCTGCTATTTATGGCGCCAGAGGTGCATTTGGAGTAATCCTGATCACTACTAAACGTGCTAAAAGTAATGAACTTAAAGTAGCGGCCAATGCTTATTATGCAGTTAGAACGTTAGGTAAAGTACCAGAGGTTGTTACCGATCCGCTTTTAGTTATGGAGTATAAGCACGATGCAGCCTATCCGTTGTATAACTTATATCCTGATAATATTAGGGAATATGCAAAGAAAAGATCTGAAGATCCTTCCTTGCCTTCAGTAATTGTCTCGCCAAATGATCCTAACTCATGGATGTATTATGGTTCAACAAATTGGCTTGATGAGGTTTATAACAAAAATGCCCCTACTTACAATGCAAATATGAGTATAGCCAAGCGCGATGACAAATTGAGCTATTACTTGTCTGCAGATTATTTTAGAAATGATGGGATGTTGCGCTACGGCAACGATATCATGGATCGATATAACCTTAGAGCGAAAGCGGATTACCAGATTAGAAAATGGTTGAATGTTGGGAACAATACCTCATTTATGTCTAATACCTATGATGCCTCAGTATTATATGGATGGGATCTTTTTCACAACATTAATAGACAAAGCTCTTTAGATGTGCCAAAAAATCCTGATGGAAGCTGGACTTCTACAGGAGCATCAACTCTTGGCAGACTTCAAAGTGGTGGCCGAAATTTATCAAGAATTAATAATTTCCAAACTACTTTCAATGCAACCGCAGGTATTATTAACGGGATATGGGACGTAAAGGCTGATGCAACATTCAGAAAAATAAATTCAGAGGGAAGATCTTATGATATCCCTGTTCCATATAAAAATGGGCCAAATTCAGCAATAGGGTATACTGGAGCTAACCCTACTTGGGCTCAGAATGATAATGGATCAGTAAGACATAACATTTATAATGTTTATACTGATTTCCATAAAACGTTTGCTGATAAGCATTATTTGCAGGTATTAGCTGGTTTCAATCAGGAATATAGATATGAAAATACCAACTGGGTAAATCGTAAAGGGCTTATAAGTAATACATTACCTTCAATAGCACTGGCAACTGGCGATTTGACGGGAGGTGAGTCAATTACCGACTGGGCAGTAAGAGGTTGGTTTTACAGATTAAACTATATCTATGACGATAAGTATATTCTTGAACTAAATGGCCGTTATGATGGTACATCGCGCTTCCCTACAAACGACAGATGGGGTTTCTTCCCCTCTGCTTCTGCTGCATGGGTAGTTAACAGAGAAAACTTCTTTAAGCCAATAAGCGAAAGTATAGGCCTTGAATTGTTTAAACTACGTGCCTCTTATGGTGCTTTGGGTAATCAGGATGTAAGTGCTTACTCTTATATTCCTGGAATGGGCTCTGGACAGATCGGTCAGATTCTGGATGGAAAAAGACCTGTGGGGGTAAACCCTCCAGGGGCAGTAGCACCTAGCTTAACATGGGAAAAGGTATCTACCATCAATTTTGGAGGAGACTTAGGCTTCTTTAAAAACCGTTTAGAGCTAAATTTTGATGCTTATACAAGGTATACAAAAGGAATGCTTACTAAAGGTAAAACACTTCCTGGCCCGTTTGGGGTAAAAGAGCCAAGTATAAATGCAGCCAATTTAAAAACTAAAGGTTGGGAATTCAGAATTGGATGGAATGATAGCTTTGCAGTTGACAATAGTCAGTTTTATTACGGACTGAAATTAAGTGTTGCAGATAGCAGATCATATATTACCAAGTACGATAATCCTAACGGACTATTGTCTGACTACTATGTTGGTCAGGAAATAGGCGAAATCTGGGGTCTTGAAACTGAAGGTTTCTTCCAAAATAAAGAAGAGCTTGCAAGTCATGCTGACCAGACTGCTGTTGGAGCTGATGATACTGGTTATAAATTTGACGTTGGCGACTTAAAGTTCAGAGATATTAATGGCGATGGTAAAGTAGACAAAGGTAAAAATACCTTAGCCGATCATGGTGATCAGAAAATTATAGGCAATAACAGAGCTCGTTATTATTATGGAGCAGATCTTAATGCAGGCTGGAAAGGCTTTGATGTACGTCTGTTTTTTCAAGGTGTAGGTAAAAGAGATTGGTACCCTAATGCTGGTAACCATTATTTCTGGGGAGTATATGCACAACCATGGACAAATGTTCAGGTTCATAACCTTGACCATTGGACACCAGAAACACCAGAAGCTTATTTTCCAAGAGTTAAAGCTTACATCGCAGAAGATGCAACTGAACTTGGTAACCCTCAAACAAAATATCTTCAGGATGCATCATATCTGCGCTTAAAGAATCTTACTGTAGGTTACACCTTGCCGAAATCGCTTACCAACAAAATGAAGGTTGATAAAGTACGCTTTTATTTTAGTGCAGAAAACGTGTTTGGTGTTTCGCATATCAAAGCGAATCTGGACCCTGAAGGACTGGATGGAACAGTATATCCATTCCAGAAAACCTTTTCTTTTGGTTTAAACTTTAATTTTTAA
- a CDS encoding FecR family protein produces the protein MDAKNKKDIYKEFGISDPEEFFRDQDDKEQVRQEMLERITASKHAYNMQSANKLGTNRKLRMAMAAAISFVLLSVGVLFYNNSYIKADDFVTIKVSKGETRLVTLPDGSTVWLNAASTLKYPKKFGAKRIVYLEDGEGFFNVVHNDKVPFIVEAASLKTFVLGTSFVVKSYKSLSTASVSVVTGKVAVSDNEKQISVLTPNEEVVYNKSTRKPKKLNTKAIEKTQWNNGKLILNAVYFEEAVLAIENAYGVKIDYDKELFKDCQNTFNLNAKQTLDETLKVISMIQNVTCQIKEKEVLITGKGCN, from the coding sequence ATGGACGCTAAGAATAAAAAAGATATCTATAAAGAGTTTGGCATTTCTGATCCTGAGGAATTTTTCAGGGATCAGGATGACAAAGAGCAGGTACGTCAGGAAATGCTTGAGCGTATTACTGCAAGCAAGCATGCTTACAACATGCAGTCTGCAAATAAACTAGGCACAAACAGGAAATTGCGAATGGCGATGGCTGCCGCTATAAGTTTCGTATTACTTTCTGTAGGTGTCCTTTTTTATAATAACTCTTATATTAAAGCCGATGATTTTGTGACTATCAAGGTGTCAAAAGGGGAGACCCGATTGGTTACCCTTCCCGACGGTTCAACAGTTTGGCTTAATGCTGCGAGTACGCTAAAATATCCAAAAAAGTTTGGAGCAAAAAGGATCGTTTATCTCGAAGATGGAGAGGGTTTTTTTAATGTGGTGCATAACGATAAGGTACCTTTCATAGTAGAGGCCGCCTCGCTTAAAACATTTGTGCTTGGAACATCCTTTGTCGTAAAATCATACAAAAGCCTTTCAACGGCTTCAGTATCTGTTGTAACCGGTAAGGTAGCAGTAAGTGATAATGAAAAACAGATAAGTGTACTTACCCCAAATGAAGAGGTAGTGTACAACAAGAGTACACGTAAACCAAAAAAACTGAATACCAAAGCTATCGAGAAAACACAATGGAATAATGGTAAGCTTATCCTAAATGCAGTTTATTTTGAAGAGGCAGTTCTTGCCATCGAAAATGCATACGGGGTTAAAATAGATTACGATAAAGAATTATTTAAAGATTGTCAGAATACATTTAACCTAAATGCGAAACAAACGCTTGACGAGACTTTAAAAGTGATTTCAATGATTCAGAATGTTACATGTCAAATAAAAGAAAAGGAGGTACTGATAACAGGAAAAGGGTGTAATTAA
- a CDS encoding RNA polymerase sigma-70 factor — protein sequence MKGLTDLALLDLLKEDSDDAFNEIYARYWDVVYAVACKKLNNKEEAKDVVHDLFMLIWIKRHSICITTTFIGYIYIILKNKLTDLNRRQTLRIKHDDEVVKTHPFADNDVFEQLISKDMAQQLQLEIQDMPVGMRKVFLMSREEQLSVNEIAGKLSISSQTVKNQITSALKRLRSKYQAN from the coding sequence TTGAAGGGCCTGACTGATTTAGCTTTATTGGATTTACTAAAAGAAGATAGCGACGACGCATTTAACGAAATTTATGCACGCTATTGGGATGTGGTATATGCCGTGGCATGTAAAAAATTAAACAATAAAGAGGAGGCTAAAGATGTGGTGCATGATCTGTTTATGCTCATCTGGATTAAACGTCATTCTATTTGTATTACCACCACCTTTATCGGATACATTTACATAATCCTTAAAAATAAACTTACTGATCTTAATCGCCGACAAACACTTCGTATAAAGCATGACGACGAAGTAGTAAAGACACATCCTTTTGCCGATAATGATGTGTTTGAACAACTCATTTCTAAAGATATGGCTCAGCAACTCCAGCTAGAAATTCAGGATATGCCTGTTGGAATGCGAAAAGTATTTTTAATGAGTAGAGAAGAACAGCTTTCAGTTAATGAAATAGCCGGTAAATTATCCATTTCATCTCAAACCGTAAAGAATCAAATTACCAGTGCGTTAAAAAGATTGAGGTCTAAATACCAGGCAAACTAA
- a CDS encoding CAP domain-containing protein has protein sequence MKLLSISILFLFSIFNTTFTPTSQVKNTYDNYSWSKEELKMANTAGNSSYLTGQEKDLVIYMNLARMDGEKFFNTYFQDFVDAYNKKVIKYSNYDDLKITRNSKYYRSLEQQLKDVKDLPMLWPDEALSIVARQHARDMNRNNFTGHNSSDGRSVKDRISGIYPKRSNGENLAFGFSTGFENICMLLLDKGVPDLGHRKMILNNSYGLNYVGVSIQPHKKYGHCAVIDFVALPR, from the coding sequence ATGAAACTGTTATCTATATCAATCCTATTTCTGTTTTCTATTTTTAACACTACTTTTACTCCCACCTCTCAGGTCAAAAATACATATGATAATTACTCTTGGTCTAAAGAGGAATTAAAAATGGCCAATACTGCCGGTAACTCCAGCTACCTTACCGGACAAGAAAAGGATTTGGTTATTTATATGAACCTGGCACGTATGGACGGCGAGAAATTTTTTAACACTTATTTTCAGGATTTTGTTGATGCTTATAACAAAAAGGTTATTAAATATAGTAACTATGATGATCTTAAAATAACCAGAAACAGCAAATATTACCGCAGCCTGGAACAGCAGCTTAAGGATGTGAAAGATTTGCCGATGCTTTGGCCTGATGAGGCTTTAAGTATAGTTGCCCGGCAGCACGCGAGAGATATGAACCGCAATAATTTTACAGGACATAACTCTAGTGATGGCAGATCTGTTAAAGACAGAATATCGGGGATATACCCTAAAAGATCTAATGGCGAAAACCTTGCTTTTGGATTTTCTACAGGTTTTGAAAATATTTGTATGTTATTGCTTGATAAGGGCGTACCTGACCTTGGCCACAGAAAAATGATTTTAAATAACTCTTATGGCTTAAACTATGTTGGCGTAAGCATCCAGCCCCACAAAAAATACGGCCATTGTGCTGTAATTGATTTTGTTGCTCTCCCCAGGTAA
- a CDS encoding LTA synthase family protein: MKIKHTKTVNLYLALAYRFFIVLVLYTLCRLGFYAFNHSLFHGITLPKYLVILYGGVKFDVSALLYINLIFILLHVIPFPFRYKEGYQRFCKWLFIISNSIGILANFADFAYFKYTLKRTTATVYDQFKNEQNKLKLFGDFLVDYWYLLILFAGFIWLFVKLYDLVKLNKPPHFTWPVYVFHTALMFAIALVCLTGIRGGWGFGTRPITLSNAGEFVDTPDQMNLVLNTPFCIFRTLRASKLQPVHFYDELTLNSIYNPIHMPADTGKFKPLNVVFLIIESLGKEHVGSLNTDLDGGKYKGYTPFLDSLISQSYTFTHTYANGRKSIDALPSVITGIPSIREPFILSIYSGNKTTSIAKLLGDKGYETAFFHGAPNGSMGFSSYTHLAGIKHYFGQNEYKRTGDTDGTWGIWDDPFMQYMAQTMNTFKQPFFSSFFSLSSHHPFRLPDEYKGKFPKGPLPVQEIFGYTDMALRNFFKTASAMPWYKNTLFVLCADHATLSYYPEYQTIPGYFSIPIVLYYPGGNLKGKADKIVQQIDIMPTVLNYLHYDKPYFALGFDAFKEGNDNFAVNNNDGTFSFYQGDYLLINDGKENNALYNLKADRLTKNNILEKEPLIAEKMEKSLKAFIQQYNNRMIENKLTAN, from the coding sequence TTGAAAATTAAGCACACAAAAACGGTAAACCTTTACCTGGCCCTGGCGTATAGGTTCTTTATTGTATTGGTTTTATATACGCTTTGCAGACTAGGCTTTTATGCCTTTAACCATAGCCTTTTTCATGGCATTACACTCCCTAAGTATCTTGTTATTTTATATGGGGGTGTAAAATTTGATGTTTCTGCTCTTTTGTACATTAACCTCATATTTATATTACTGCATGTTATACCCTTCCCTTTCAGGTACAAGGAAGGATATCAAAGATTTTGCAAATGGCTTTTCATTATCTCCAATAGCATAGGTATACTGGCAAACTTTGCCGATTTTGCCTATTTTAAATATACTTTAAAACGTACTACTGCAACTGTTTACGATCAGTTTAAAAACGAGCAAAACAAGCTAAAACTTTTTGGTGATTTTTTGGTAGACTACTGGTACCTGCTGATCTTGTTTGCTGGTTTTATATGGTTGTTTGTTAAGCTATATGATCTTGTTAAGCTTAATAAGCCTCCACATTTTACGTGGCCTGTATATGTTTTTCATACTGCTCTTATGTTTGCTATAGCATTAGTCTGCCTTACCGGAATAAGAGGCGGCTGGGGCTTTGGTACAAGACCAATTACATTAAGTAATGCTGGTGAATTTGTAGATACGCCCGATCAGATGAACCTGGTTTTAAATACGCCTTTTTGTATATTCAGAACGCTTAGGGCTTCAAAATTACAACCCGTTCATTTTTATGATGAGCTAACATTGAATTCTATTTACAATCCAATTCATATGCCTGCCGATACAGGTAAATTTAAGCCCCTTAATGTGGTTTTCCTGATCATTGAAAGTTTAGGAAAGGAACATGTGGGAAGCCTAAATACTGATCTGGATGGAGGAAAATACAAAGGCTATACTCCTTTTCTTGATTCTTTAATTTCACAGAGCTACACTTTTACACATACTTATGCCAACGGACGGAAATCTATAGATGCCTTGCCTTCTGTTATTACAGGCATTCCCAGTATAAGAGAGCCCTTTATCCTTTCTATATATTCCGGCAATAAAACAACAAGTATTGCTAAGTTACTGGGCGACAAAGGTTATGAAACTGCATTTTTTCATGGCGCACCTAACGGGTCAATGGGTTTTTCATCCTATACCCATCTTGCTGGTATTAAGCATTATTTTGGCCAGAATGAGTATAAACGCACCGGTGATACTGATGGTACCTGGGGAATTTGGGACGATCCTTTTATGCAGTACATGGCCCAAACGATGAATACTTTTAAGCAACCATTCTTTTCAAGTTTCTTTTCATTATCATCACATCACCCCTTCAGGTTACCTGATGAGTACAAAGGTAAATTCCCTAAAGGTCCGCTGCCTGTGCAGGAGATTTTTGGTTATACCGATATGGCATTACGCAACTTTTTTAAAACAGCCTCGGCTATGCCCTGGTATAAAAACACCCTTTTTGTGCTTTGCGCAGATCATGCAACGCTATCCTACTACCCTGAATACCAAACCATACCAGGGTATTTTTCGATTCCTATTGTGCTATATTATCCCGGCGGAAACTTAAAAGGAAAGGCCGACAAAATTGTACAGCAGATAGATATTATGCCTACGGTATTAAACTATTTACATTACGACAAGCCTTATTTTGCACTGGGTTTTGATGCTTTTAAAGAAGGGAATGATAACTTTGCTGTAAACAATAATGATGGTACTTTTAGTTTTTATCAGGGCGATTATCTGTTGATTAATGATGGGAAAGAAAATAACGCTTTATATAATTTAAAAGCAGATCGTTTAACAAAAAACAACATTCTGGAAAAAGAACCGTTAATTGCAGAGAAAATGGAGAAGTCTCTGAAAGCATTTATTCAGCAATACAACAACAGGATGATTGAAAATAAACTAACAGCAAATTAA
- a CDS encoding GtrA family protein, whose product MRKALLKIIDFFYPPFSRWLPIHTFRYMVSGGTTAATGIVVYYICYNWILHQKDVHLSIPFFPNLITAPTAALAIESVITFLIGFILNKYLIFTKSDLKGRIQLFRYGSVVATNILLNYALLKVFLSFGFYPTISKIIITTILTVFSYFSQKHFSFKVKK is encoded by the coding sequence ATGCGTAAAGCTTTATTAAAGATAATAGATTTCTTTTATCCTCCTTTTTCTCGCTGGTTACCTATCCATACGTTTAGATACATGGTATCTGGTGGAACTACCGCTGCCACTGGAATTGTTGTATATTATATTTGCTATAACTGGATTCTACATCAAAAAGATGTTCATCTGTCTATTCCATTTTTCCCTAACCTGATTACAGCCCCTACCGCTGCGCTAGCTATAGAATCTGTAATTACTTTCCTTATTGGTTTTATATTAAATAAGTACTTGATTTTTACGAAATCAGATTTAAAGGGACGGATACAGTTGTTCAGATACGGATCGGTAGTGGCAACAAACATCCTGCTTAATTATGCCTTACTGAAAGTATTTTTATCATTTGGTTTTTACCCAACCATCTCCAAGATTATCATTACAACTATCTTAACTGTTTTCAGTTATTTTTCGCAGAAGCATTTTTCGTTTAAGGTAAAAAAATAG